A window of the Planctomycetota bacterium genome harbors these coding sequences:
- the selA gene encoding L-seryl-tRNA(Sec) selenium transferase: MADPDAPAFTGRSPGSGGAASAAERLRRIPKVDVLLAHPGAQPLIAESGRELFASCLDEVLDGLRARLRAGAEEPVDAPAILAAVRERLAARRAPKLCRVLNATGVILHTGLGRAVLAPAALEAIAREQRGYSLLEVDRDTGERSIRETPVVELIRRITGAEAATVVNNNAGATLLSLAALARDREVVTSRGQLVEIGGSFRIPDVMKQSGAILVEVGTTNKTYLSDYEAALTDRTALLLRVHTSNYRIVGFTHFPPLEELVELARRRGLRVMDDLGSGAFVDLAPFGVTDEPTVQASVRAGADVITFSGDKLLGGPQAGLIVGRAEAVAQIRRHPLFRALRVDKLTLTALEATLKLYLDRERLFRELPTLRMIALSREECDRRARALAERLRDVPGLEVEVQDDASEFGGGSVPTRQLPTRVVAIRPASLSLEALAARLRRGDPCVFARIARERLLLDVRTLQDGEDEELAAAVRRAAGAGRV; the protein is encoded by the coding sequence ATGGCCGACCCCGACGCCCCCGCCTTCACGGGCCGCAGCCCGGGCTCCGGCGGAGCCGCATCCGCCGCCGAACGGCTGCGCCGCATCCCGAAGGTGGATGTCCTTCTGGCCCACCCCGGCGCCCAGCCGCTCATCGCCGAAAGCGGTCGGGAACTGTTCGCTTCGTGCCTCGACGAAGTCCTCGACGGCCTGCGCGCCCGCCTGCGCGCGGGCGCCGAGGAGCCCGTGGACGCCCCGGCGATCCTGGCGGCCGTGCGGGAACGCCTCGCCGCGCGCCGCGCCCCGAAACTCTGCCGCGTCCTCAACGCCACCGGCGTCATCCTCCACACCGGACTCGGACGCGCCGTCCTGGCCCCGGCCGCCCTCGAGGCGATCGCCCGCGAACAGCGGGGCTATTCCCTCCTCGAGGTCGACCGCGACACGGGCGAACGCTCCATCCGCGAAACCCCCGTCGTCGAGCTCATCCGCCGGATCACGGGCGCCGAGGCCGCCACCGTCGTCAACAACAACGCCGGCGCCACGCTGCTTTCCCTGGCGGCGCTGGCCCGCGACCGGGAAGTCGTCACCTCGCGCGGCCAGCTCGTCGAGATCGGCGGCTCCTTCCGCATCCCGGACGTCATGAAGCAGTCGGGCGCGATCCTCGTCGAGGTCGGAACGACCAACAAGACCTACCTTTCCGATTACGAAGCCGCCCTCACGGACCGCACGGCCCTCCTGCTGCGCGTGCACACCTCCAACTACCGCATCGTGGGATTCACCCATTTCCCCCCGCTCGAGGAGCTCGTGGAGCTGGCGCGCCGCCGGGGCCTGCGGGTCATGGATGATCTCGGCTCGGGCGCCTTCGTCGACCTGGCCCCCTTCGGGGTGACGGACGAACCCACCGTCCAGGCCAGCGTCCGCGCCGGGGCCGACGTCATCACCTTCAGCGGCGACAAGCTCCTCGGAGGTCCCCAGGCGGGACTCATCGTGGGCCGCGCCGAGGCGGTCGCGCAGATCCGCCGCCACCCGCTCTTCCGCGCCCTCCGCGTGGACAAGCTCACGCTCACCGCGCTCGAGGCCACGCTCAAGCTCTACCTCGACCGCGAGCGGCTCTTCCGGGAGCTTCCGACCCTGCGCATGATCGCGCTCTCCCGGGAGGAGTGCGACCGGCGCGCGCGGGCGCTGGCCGAACGGCTCCGCGACGTCCCGGGGCTCGAGGTCGAAGTCCAGGACGACGCCAGCGAATTCGGCGGCGGGTCGGTGCCCACGCGGCAGCTCCCCACGCGCGTGGTGGCGATCCGCCCGGCGTCCCTCTCGCTCGAAGCGCTGGCCGCGCGGCTGCGCCGCGGCGATCCCTGCGTCTTCGCCCGCATCGCCCGCGAGCGCCTGCTCCTGGACGTCCGCACGCTCCAGGACGGGGAGGACGAGGAGCTCGCCGCCGCCGTGCGGCGCGCCGCCGGCGCCGGCCGGGTCTAG
- a CDS encoding serine/threonine-protein kinase: MSTGRGDLLLGKIALREGLVTKEQLFDCLQAQERNPSRSLGSILISRGYLRQEDVDRLVRLQKQAFETDPSSGAPRRRGPLFGKILVDRGLATEYQVNECLRLQGRMAELGIQPVPALGEILIRRGYLDREAVETALQLQNLELYTCPDCGAPLEGGPEPDPSGQTYACRACGARVPPLLAKMATALKEALEEASREHDVDLPEEVRRAAADASKRFGKYVLIREIGRGGAGIVYKAWQQDLNKIVALKILPHESDTAAGVKTPFGDVEDVKRFYNETRAHAELQHPNIVPILDFGVVDDHFYYTMTYIEGVTLDGVVREGLDERAFQTTFIPSAGEPAPPRRETARIVKGKGMPLRKALEILRDLALAVQYAHERGVYHRDIKPANIILDKDGKPWLMDFGLAKVTRIGDSAYVKGVIMGTPYYMPPEQAIGDMEQVDDRSDIYSLGAVLYEMVSGYCPFTGKTPDEVLALLPKQPPEPVRSHVPQLPEEVAAIIEKAMRREKHRRYPSARALAEDIENYLAGRPLNLEPQGARPSSLWGKIRGLFGGD; encoded by the coding sequence ATGTCCACCGGCCGGGGCGACCTCTTGCTGGGAAAGATCGCGCTTCGGGAGGGGCTGGTCACGAAAGAACAGCTCTTCGACTGCCTCCAGGCCCAGGAGCGCAATCCGTCCCGGTCCCTGGGTTCGATCCTGATCTCCCGCGGCTACCTGCGGCAGGAGGACGTGGACCGCCTGGTCCGCCTCCAGAAACAGGCGTTCGAGACCGACCCCTCCTCCGGCGCCCCGCGGCGCCGCGGGCCCCTCTTCGGCAAAATCCTCGTGGACCGCGGGCTGGCCACCGAGTACCAGGTCAACGAGTGCCTCCGCCTCCAGGGCCGCATGGCCGAGCTCGGGATCCAGCCCGTTCCCGCCCTCGGGGAAATCCTCATCCGGCGCGGGTACCTGGACCGCGAGGCGGTCGAGACCGCGCTGCAGCTGCAGAACCTCGAACTCTACACCTGCCCCGACTGCGGCGCGCCGCTCGAAGGCGGTCCCGAGCCGGATCCGTCCGGCCAGACGTACGCCTGCCGGGCCTGCGGCGCCCGGGTGCCGCCCCTTTTGGCCAAGATGGCCACCGCGCTCAAGGAGGCGCTCGAAGAGGCGTCCCGCGAGCACGACGTGGATCTCCCCGAAGAGGTCCGCCGCGCCGCCGCCGACGCTTCTAAGCGCTTCGGCAAGTACGTCCTCATCCGGGAAATCGGCCGCGGCGGCGCCGGCATCGTCTACAAAGCCTGGCAGCAGGACCTCAACAAGATCGTGGCGCTCAAGATCCTCCCCCATGAAAGCGACACCGCGGCGGGCGTGAAAACCCCCTTTGGAGACGTGGAGGACGTCAAGCGGTTCTACAACGAGACCCGCGCTCACGCGGAGCTCCAGCACCCCAACATCGTCCCCATCCTCGACTTCGGCGTCGTGGACGACCACTTCTACTACACGATGACGTACATCGAAGGGGTCACCCTCGACGGCGTGGTGCGCGAAGGACTGGACGAGCGCGCCTTTCAGACGACCTTCATTCCCTCCGCCGGCGAGCCCGCGCCCCCCCGGCGCGAAACGGCCCGCATCGTCAAAGGCAAGGGGATGCCCCTGCGCAAGGCGCTCGAGATCCTGCGGGATCTGGCGCTGGCCGTGCAGTACGCCCACGAGCGCGGCGTCTACCACCGCGACATCAAGCCGGCCAACATCATCCTGGACAAGGACGGCAAGCCCTGGCTCATGGACTTCGGCCTGGCCAAGGTGACCCGCATCGGCGACAGCGCCTACGTCAAAGGCGTCATCATGGGCACGCCCTACTACATGCCCCCCGAACAGGCGATCGGGGACATGGAGCAGGTGGACGACCGGAGCGACATCTACTCCCTGGGAGCCGTCCTTTACGAAATGGTCAGCGGCTACTGCCCCTTCACGGGCAAGACGCCCGACGAGGTGCTGGCGCTCCTGCCCAAGCAGCCTCCCGAGCCGGTCCGCTCCCACGTGCCCCAGCTCCCGGAGGAAGTGGCGGCGATCATCGAGAAGGCGATGCGGCGCGAGAAACACCGCCGGTATCCCTCCGCCCGCGCGCTGGCGGAGGACATCGAAAACTACCTGGCCGGCCGGCCGCTCAACCTCGAGCCCCAGGGCGCCCGCCCTTCCTCCCTCTGGGGAAAAATCCGGGGCCTCTTCGGAGGCGACTAA
- a CDS encoding HAD-IA family hydrolase, with translation MVIRAVFFDAGHTLLTAHPDLGTVYAETTARFGVRLPPSDFAEAFRPVFRAFVREYVREGDASDAQDYAMWREITRRIHARLEPLREVPFEAWFEALYRRFGAPEVWRLYDDAVPTLRELRARGLRLGIVSNWDTRLRRIAEGHGLDRLVDFLVISAEAGARKPDPRIFREALARAGVAAAEALHVGDLADEDVEGALAAGLRAVLLDREGTAAADGIPTIRSLAELPRLV, from the coding sequence ATGGTGATCCGCGCGGTTTTCTTCGACGCGGGGCACACGCTTCTGACGGCGCATCCGGATCTCGGAACCGTCTACGCGGAGACCACCGCGCGCTTCGGGGTGCGGCTGCCGCCGTCCGACTTCGCCGAGGCCTTCCGGCCCGTCTTCCGCGCCTTCGTGCGGGAATACGTGCGGGAGGGAGACGCCAGCGACGCTCAGGACTACGCCATGTGGCGCGAGATCACCCGGCGGATCCACGCGCGGCTGGAGCCTCTGCGGGAGGTTCCCTTCGAGGCCTGGTTCGAGGCGCTCTACCGGCGGTTCGGAGCGCCGGAAGTCTGGAGGCTGTACGACGACGCCGTCCCCACGCTCCGGGAGCTTCGGGCCCGGGGCTTGCGGCTGGGGATCGTGTCCAACTGGGACACGCGCCTGCGGCGGATCGCGGAGGGCCACGGGTTGGACCGTCTGGTGGATTTCCTGGTGATTTCGGCGGAGGCGGGGGCGCGCAAGCCGGATCCCCGGATCTTCCGGGAGGCCCTGGCGCGGGCGGGCGTGGCCGCGGCGGAAGCGCTCCATGTCGGGGACCTGGCGGACGAGGATGTCGAAGGAGCGCTTGCGGCGGGCCTGCGGGCGGTGCTTTTGGACCGCGAGGGGACGGCCGCGGCGGATGGGATTCCGACGATCCGGTCGCTGGCGGAGCTTCCGCGGCTCGTTTAG
- the ribD gene encoding bifunctional diaminohydroxyphosphoribosylaminopyrimidine deaminase/5-amino-6-(5-phosphoribosylamino)uracil reductase RibD encodes MTDRDVRFMRRALELAARGEGRTAPSPLVGAVVVRGGRIVGEGYYKAFGGPHAEVHALRAAGPRARGATMYLTLEPCSPHPKKTPPCSELVSRSGLARLVVAMRDPNPLVDGRGIARVRRAGIRVTTGVLAAEARALNAPYVKFHTRGLPYVVAKWAMTLDGKIATRTGDSRWVSGERSRAWLHRFRDSFQAILVGAGTLLRDDPMLRGARRRPARIVLDSLARTPPDANVVRTAGEQPTWLAVSPAAPEGRLRELRRRGVQVLQLDVRDLRLVFEALAREGFQKILVEGGGEVHASLFEEAGLVDEVCVFVAPKVVGGREAKTPVEGEGLDRMAQALRLERVAVERIGEDLLVRGRVRW; translated from the coding sequence ATGACGGACCGGGACGTGCGCTTCATGCGGCGGGCGCTGGAGCTGGCCGCCCGGGGCGAGGGCCGCACGGCGCCCAGCCCTCTCGTGGGCGCGGTCGTCGTCCGCGGCGGGCGCATCGTGGGGGAGGGATACTACAAGGCCTTCGGCGGGCCCCACGCGGAGGTTCACGCGCTCCGGGCCGCCGGCCCCCGGGCGCGCGGCGCGACGATGTACCTGACCCTCGAACCGTGTTCCCCGCACCCCAAGAAGACCCCCCCCTGCAGCGAGCTCGTGTCGCGGAGCGGCCTGGCGCGACTCGTGGTGGCCATGCGGGATCCGAACCCGCTCGTGGACGGACGGGGCATCGCCCGGGTCCGGCGCGCCGGCATCCGGGTGACGACCGGCGTTCTGGCGGCCGAGGCGCGCGCGCTCAACGCGCCGTACGTCAAGTTCCACACGCGGGGACTCCCCTATGTCGTGGCCAAGTGGGCCATGACGCTGGACGGCAAGATCGCCACCCGCACGGGAGATTCCCGCTGGGTTTCCGGGGAGCGTTCGCGGGCGTGGCTTCACCGCTTCCGGGATTCCTTCCAGGCCATTCTCGTGGGCGCCGGCACGCTGCTGCGGGACGACCCGATGCTCCGCGGCGCGCGCCGGCGGCCCGCCCGCATCGTGCTCGACAGCCTGGCCCGCACGCCGCCGGACGCGAACGTCGTGCGCACCGCCGGCGAGCAGCCCACCTGGCTGGCGGTTTCCCCGGCCGCCCCGGAGGGCCGCCTCCGGGAGCTTCGCCGCCGGGGCGTCCAGGTGCTTCAGCTCGACGTTCGGGACCTGCGGCTGGTCTTCGAGGCGCTGGCGCGCGAAGGGTTCCAGAAGATTCTCGTCGAGGGCGGCGGCGAGGTGCACGCCAGCCTCTTCGAGGAGGCGGGGCTCGTGGACGAGGTGTGCGTGTTCGTGGCCCCCAAAGTGGTGGGAGGACGGGAGGCCAAGACGCCCGTCGAAGGCGAGGGCCTCGACCGAATGGCCCAGGCGCTCCGGCTGGAACGGGTGGCGGTCGAGCGGATCGGGGAGGATCTTCTGGTGCGGGGGCGGGTGCGATGGTGA
- the miaB gene encoding tRNA (N6-isopentenyl adenosine(37)-C2)-methylthiotransferase MiaB: MGKVFIETFGCQMNVLDSELILSRLQAQGWSPADRREEADLILFNTCSVREHAEERALSHAGLVQRLKARKPDLVVGIVGCMAQNRQDRLFEQLPHVQLVVGPRHFGAIPRLVEEVRATGRRRIAVADFDDEFIDGAEALQSRANRFQAYVKAMEGCDLSCTYCVVPMTRGREVSRPPDRIVEEVRRLADQGTVEVTLLGQTVNSYGKGLRPPCDLAELLRRVSEVEGIRRLRFITSHPSFVRPSLVAALRDLPKVCKYLHIPPQSGSNRILKAMRRGYTVERYVEICDTLRSEVPGIEIAGDFIVGFPGETPAEFEETVALLERIRFQNAFLFKYSPRPGTDAAALPDDVPEPEKARRHQVLLEVQERISLQKNRARVGQRLEVLVEGPSKRDPRRQTGRTDTHQVVNFDAGRDLRGRFVTVEITGATAHALSGTLA, translated from the coding sequence ATGGGCAAAGTGTTCATCGAAACGTTCGGCTGCCAGATGAACGTCCTGGACAGCGAGCTCATCCTCTCGCGGCTCCAGGCGCAGGGCTGGTCCCCGGCCGACCGGCGCGAAGAAGCGGATCTCATTCTTTTCAATACCTGTTCCGTCCGCGAGCATGCCGAAGAACGGGCGCTTTCCCACGCCGGCCTCGTCCAGCGCTTGAAGGCCCGCAAGCCGGATCTCGTCGTGGGCATCGTGGGGTGCATGGCGCAGAACCGGCAGGATCGCCTCTTCGAGCAGCTTCCCCACGTCCAGCTCGTCGTCGGCCCGCGCCATTTCGGCGCCATCCCGAGGCTCGTCGAGGAGGTCCGCGCCACCGGACGCCGCCGGATCGCGGTGGCCGATTTCGACGACGAGTTCATCGACGGCGCCGAGGCCCTCCAGAGCCGCGCCAACCGCTTTCAGGCCTACGTCAAGGCGATGGAGGGATGCGACCTCTCGTGCACCTACTGCGTCGTTCCCATGACGCGCGGCCGGGAGGTCAGCCGCCCTCCCGACCGGATCGTCGAGGAGGTCCGCCGCCTGGCCGATCAGGGAACGGTCGAAGTCACGCTTCTCGGCCAGACGGTCAACTCCTACGGAAAGGGATTGCGGCCGCCCTGCGACCTGGCGGAGCTTCTCCGCCGGGTGAGCGAGGTGGAGGGCATCCGTCGCCTCCGGTTCATCACTTCGCATCCCTCGTTCGTGCGGCCGTCGCTGGTGGCGGCCTTGCGGGATCTTCCCAAGGTGTGCAAGTACCTGCACATCCCCCCGCAATCCGGCTCCAACCGGATCCTCAAGGCCATGCGGCGCGGCTATACGGTGGAGCGCTACGTCGAGATCTGCGACACGCTGCGGAGCGAGGTTCCCGGCATCGAGATCGCCGGCGACTTCATCGTGGGGTTCCCCGGCGAGACGCCCGCGGAGTTCGAAGAGACCGTGGCGCTCCTGGAGCGCATCCGTTTTCAGAATGCGTTCCTCTTCAAGTACTCTCCGCGGCCGGGCACCGACGCCGCCGCGCTTCCCGACGACGTGCCGGAGCCCGAGAAGGCGCGGCGCCATCAGGTGCTCCTCGAGGTCCAGGAGCGGATCTCCCTGCAGAAGAACCGCGCCCGCGTCGGGCAGCGCCTGGAGGTTCTCGTCGAGGGTCCCAGCAAGCGCGATCCGCGCCGCCAGACGGGCCGGACGGACACGCATCAGGTGGTGAACTTCGACGCCGGCCGGGATCTCCGGGGCCGGTTCGTGACCGTCGAAATCACGGGCGCCACGGCGCACGCGCTCTCCGGAACGCTCGCATGA
- a CDS encoding HD domain-containing phosphohydrolase yields MSDLCFPFASSGRILVVDDDPADRMLLRRLLGAQGYDVREVADGESALAEVERNPPDLVVLDILLPGVDGYDICRRLKSDPRTRLIPVIMITGLDHFEARLRGVDLGVDDFLVKPYRFEELRARVRSLLSLKRFTDELEHAEAVLAGMARVVEIRDAYTGDHCRRVGEYSARVGEAFGLDEAARKRLRLGGLFHDLGKIAVPDAVLRKPGALDDRELAEMRRHPMVGADLCRPMKSLEGVIPLIRHHHERLDGSGYPDGLRGQEIPLEVRILTVCDIYDALRTERPYKPAFPRERSLRILRDEAARAWWDREVVETLARLTEGEPDGP; encoded by the coding sequence ATGAGCGATCTCTGTTTCCCGTTCGCCTCGAGCGGCCGCATCCTCGTCGTGGACGACGACCCCGCGGACCGGATGCTCCTCCGGCGGCTGCTCGGAGCTCAGGGCTACGATGTGCGTGAGGTGGCCGACGGCGAATCCGCGCTGGCCGAGGTGGAGCGGAATCCTCCGGATCTCGTGGTCCTGGACATCCTTCTTCCCGGCGTGGACGGTTACGACATCTGCCGCCGCCTCAAGAGCGATCCCCGGACGCGGCTCATTCCGGTCATCATGATTACGGGCCTGGATCACTTCGAGGCCCGCCTGCGCGGGGTGGATCTCGGGGTGGACGACTTCCTGGTGAAGCCCTACCGGTTCGAGGAGCTGAGGGCGCGGGTGCGTTCGCTGCTGTCGCTCAAGCGCTTCACGGACGAGCTGGAGCACGCGGAGGCGGTGCTGGCCGGCATGGCGCGGGTGGTCGAGATCCGCGACGCCTACACGGGGGATCATTGCCGGCGCGTGGGCGAGTACAGCGCCCGGGTGGGAGAAGCCTTCGGTCTGGACGAGGCCGCGCGCAAGAGGCTCCGGCTCGGAGGCCTCTTCCACGACCTCGGGAAGATCGCCGTCCCGGATGCCGTGCTCCGGAAACCGGGCGCGCTCGACGACCGCGAGCTGGCGGAGATGCGACGGCATCCGATGGTGGGAGCCGACCTCTGCCGGCCGATGAAGAGTCTGGAAGGGGTCATTCCGCTCATCCGGCATCACCACGAGCGGCTCGACGGTTCGGGCTATCCGGACGGTCTGCGCGGGCAGGAGATTCCGCTGGAGGTGCGGATCCTCACGGTGTGCGACATCTATGACGCGCTCCGCACGGAGCGGCCCTACAAGCCCGCGTTCCCGCGGGAGCGATCGCTCCGGATCCTGCGGGACGAGGCGGCGCGCGCCTGGTGGGACCGGGAGGTCGTGGAAACCCTGGCGCGCCTGACCGAGGGCGAGCCCGACGGACCATGA
- a CDS encoding phosphatase PAP2 family protein, whose product MPGRPSDVVSAGYALLLAGLCVLFSARIPGWPFYALGHLAVPALTWALARCSRPAARRIRDFDLLYAIPAFFFMACALVHRVHPVDYDALLISIDRAIGGTPVLRGMSTIETPLLTALAKWAWISYYVVALLPGVALYRKGDPAAFEEARLAYVLAWCASYLGYFLVPAEGPGYHPQAVGVPQPAWTGHSAALKDLIYALEGEARDTFPSGHAAIATLTVFLCARHRLAAAARVAVPLSAAILASTLYLRYHYLVDVLAGAALGIAAGAAAAVWIARRGAGPAGGLVSYYERDRGEVEGA is encoded by the coding sequence ATGCCTGGCCGGCCTTCGGATGTCGTAAGCGCCGGGTACGCCCTCCTTCTGGCGGGCCTGTGCGTGCTTTTTTCGGCGCGCATCCCGGGCTGGCCCTTCTACGCCCTGGGGCACCTGGCGGTTCCGGCCCTGACGTGGGCGCTGGCCCGTTGCTCCCGCCCCGCGGCGCGCCGGATCCGCGACTTCGATCTCCTGTACGCGATCCCGGCGTTCTTCTTCATGGCCTGCGCGCTCGTGCATCGGGTCCATCCGGTGGACTACGACGCCCTGCTTATTTCCATCGACCGGGCGATCGGGGGGACGCCGGTGCTGCGCGGCATGAGCACGATCGAGACGCCGCTTCTGACGGCCCTGGCGAAATGGGCGTGGATCAGCTACTACGTCGTGGCGCTCCTGCCCGGCGTGGCGCTTTATCGAAAAGGCGACCCGGCCGCCTTCGAAGAGGCCCGGCTGGCGTATGTGCTGGCGTGGTGCGCCTCGTATCTGGGGTACTTCCTCGTTCCCGCGGAGGGGCCCGGATACCATCCGCAGGCGGTCGGCGTTCCCCAGCCCGCCTGGACCGGTCACAGCGCGGCGCTCAAGGATCTCATCTACGCGCTCGAAGGCGAGGCGCGGGACACCTTTCCGAGCGGCCACGCGGCGATCGCGACGCTGACGGTTTTTCTCTGCGCGCGGCATCGCCTTGCGGCGGCGGCGCGGGTCGCCGTGCCGCTTTCGGCAGCCATCCTGGCCTCGACCCTCTACCTGCGCTACCACTACCTGGTGGACGTTCTGGCGGGGGCGGCCCTGGGGATCGCCGCCGGAGCCGCGGCCGCGGTCTGGATCGCCCGAAGGGGCGCTGGTCCGGCGGGCGGTCTTGTGTCATACTATGAGCGCGACCGGGGGGAGGTGGAGGGCGCATGA